The following are encoded in a window of Candidatus Bathyarchaeota archaeon genomic DNA:
- a CDS encoding DUF2283 domain-containing protein, producing MVQKIETLTDLDIKGILKVIGERYGLELPRKVVMADYDPENAVLLIKFSHSRIVNGEPTSDGNIILHYGEKDELIAIEILRLPSV from the coding sequence ATGGTTCAGAAGATTGAAACCTTAACGGACTTAGATATTAAGGGTATATTAAAGGTTATAGGGGAGAGGTATGGGCTGGAGCTCCCGAGGAAGGTAGTCATGGCTGACTATGACCCCGAAAATGCCGTCCTTCTTATAAAATTTTCTCATTCAAGGATAGTCAACGGAGAACCGACAAGCGACGGCAACATCATACTCCATTACGGGGAAAAGGATGAGCTCATCGCCATCGAAATCCTGCGGTTACCATCCGTTTGA
- a CDS encoding 50S ribosomal protein L10, translated as MSQTLLRREPPEWKREVVERLKGYFRRYPVVAAAELSKARSAMLHEIRRRLRNHAEMMVIKKTLARKAAEELEGEKPNLKGLIDSIKGGALLLFTSMDPFKLSLLVRRSKVRVEAKGGDVAESDIVVPAGNTGIPPGPIISEFGAVKIPTKIDSGTIWITMDTVAARKGEVISPRLASLLSRLGIKPVEAGLSLISAYSNGTIITGEDLTLDLEEYKRQIMEAASKALSLAVNAHIPTRESLPIIIARAYREARQLAVEAEYPDKEVIRESIISAHLRALKLSAKAGIP; from the coding sequence ATGTCCCAGACGCTGCTGCGCAGGGAGCCCCCCGAATGGAAGAGGGAGGTCGTCGAACGCCTAAAAGGGTATTTCAGGAGGTACCCCGTGGTGGCGGCAGCGGAGCTCTCCAAGGCGAGGTCGGCCATGCTCCACGAGATCCGGAGGAGGCTGAGAAACCATGCGGAGATGATGGTTATAAAGAAGACCCTCGCCAGGAAGGCCGCCGAGGAGCTCGAAGGGGAGAAGCCCAACCTGAAGGGGCTCATAGACTCCATAAAGGGCGGCGCCCTCCTCCTGTTCACCAGCATGGATCCATTCAAGCTCTCCCTCCTCGTACGGAGGAGCAAGGTCAGGGTTGAAGCCAAGGGAGGGGACGTAGCCGAGTCCGACATAGTGGTCCCGGCGGGAAACACCGGGATACCCCCGGGCCCCATAATAAGCGAGTTCGGCGCCGTGAAGATACCCACAAAGATAGACTCCGGCACCATATGGATAACCATGGACACCGTGGCGGCCAGGAAGGGCGAAGTCATATCGCCGAGGCTGGCATCCCTCCTATCCAGGCTCGGTATAAAACCCGTAGAGGCGGGGCTATCCCTGATCTCCGCCTACTCCAACGGGACAATAATCACGGGCGAAGACTTAACGCTGGACCTGGAGGAGTACAAAAGGCAGATCATGGAGGCGGCCTCCAAGGCCCTAAGCCTAGCCGTCAACGCCCACATACCCACCAGGGAGTCCCTACCCATCATAATAGCCAGGGCCTACCGCGAAGCCAGGCAGCTCGCAGTAGAAGCCGAATACCCGGATAAAGAGGTGATAAGGGAATCCATAATATCCGCCCACCTCAGGGCCCTGAAGCTCTCCGCTAAGGCTGGGATCCCCTAA
- a CDS encoding DNRLRE domain-containing protein, whose protein sequence is MKAPTIIYLIVLCSILCLASVYGYTSKEVTLYPIADSYVDSLNPDNNYGGSSSLFAEYGVADDFQYIRNAYIMFDLAGLPQGTIVESATLTVYVFYVSSTMKVYLHFCQDGSWGELEINWRNAPRYVDKPVGTVLMAKSMEFYPIDATEAVRQALSKGLSRVTLVVTTELKTGLFEGIQFDSRESAIGEYWPKLRIVYSVGASTTRTATETMSGTVGTPVSTATLVRTMWATATETVTKMETLRESFYFTVTRRAEAPSPSFMAAAFAAGAAVGVLATHLIKPKHLKTKPPLGEAPEASELGVMHCPHCGGELRSLGATGKSICPRCGRIYG, encoded by the coding sequence TTGAAGGCTCCAACGATCATATACCTGATCGTTCTATGCTCGATTCTCTGTCTAGCATCCGTCTACGGCTACACGTCCAAAGAGGTTACGCTATACCCGATAGCGGACTCATACGTGGACTCGTTGAACCCAGACAACAATTACGGCGGTTCATCCAGCCTATTCGCCGAATATGGGGTAGCGGACGACTTTCAATATATAAGAAATGCATATATCATGTTCGATTTGGCCGGGCTGCCCCAGGGGACGATCGTAGAGTCGGCAACTTTGACGGTCTACGTTTTCTACGTTAGTTCGACGATGAAGGTTTACCTCCACTTCTGCCAGGACGGCTCTTGGGGGGAGCTTGAGATAAATTGGCGGAACGCCCCGAGATACGTCGATAAGCCGGTAGGCACGGTCCTTATGGCTAAGTCGATGGAGTTCTACCCGATAGACGCGACCGAGGCGGTTAGACAGGCCTTGTCCAAAGGCTTAAGTAGGGTTACCCTGGTGGTGACCACAGAGCTTAAGACCGGCTTATTTGAAGGCATCCAATTCGATTCGAGAGAGTCGGCGATCGGAGAGTATTGGCCGAAGCTTAGGATCGTCTACTCGGTTGGAGCCTCAACCACGAGGACTGCTACCGAAACTATGAGCGGGACCGTTGGGACGCCGGTCTCCACGGCGACCCTGGTGCGGACGATGTGGGCCACAGCGACGGAGACAGTTACAAAGATGGAGACCCTTAGGGAGTCCTTCTACTTCACGGTTACGAGGCGGGCGGAAGCGCCATCCCCAAGCTTCATGGCTGCAGCCTTCGCCGCGGGCGCAGCCGTAGGCGTCCTAGCCACACATCTAATCAAGCCAAAACATTTGAAGACCAAGCCCCCGCTCGGAGAGGCCCCAGAAGCCTCTGAGTTAGGCGTTATGCATTGCCCGCATTGCGGTGGGGAATTAAGGTCCTTGGGCGCCACGGGGAAGAGCATATGCCCCAGATGCGGCAGGATCTACGGATGA
- a CDS encoding 50S ribosomal protein L1 → MGLEGKGLPPSREAFIKALKLLREKTPKRNFKQSIELSLRLRDLDLKRPENRLNEAVELPHPVNKPVKVCVIASGDLALRAKRAGVDAVLDRGELEALSGDKKAAKRLVNSYDHFIAEASLMPLVGRVLGSMLGPRGKMPTPVPPTAPVEEVAGRHRRIVRIRVRDQPSVKCRIGTEDMPDEEIAENALAVVAAVEAKLPKGPKNVDNIRLKATMGPSVKVI, encoded by the coding sequence ATGGGTTTGGAGGGGAAGGGTCTGCCGCCGAGCAGGGAGGCCTTCATAAAGGCCCTTAAACTGTTGAGGGAGAAGACCCCTAAGAGGAACTTTAAGCAGTCCATAGAGTTGAGCCTCAGGCTTAGGGACCTAGACCTGAAGAGGCCCGAGAACCGTTTGAACGAGGCTGTGGAGCTCCCCCATCCTGTGAACAAGCCTGTGAAGGTCTGCGTGATAGCCTCCGGCGATCTAGCCTTAAGGGCTAAGAGGGCGGGGGTAGACGCCGTATTGGATCGCGGCGAGCTCGAAGCCCTCTCCGGGGATAAGAAGGCGGCTAAGAGGCTGGTGAACAGCTACGACCACTTCATAGCTGAGGCCTCCCTGATGCCCCTGGTAGGCCGGGTCTTAGGCTCGATGCTTGGGCCTAGGGGGAAGATGCCCACCCCCGTCCCCCCGACGGCCCCCGTGGAGGAGGTCGCCGGCCGCCACAGGAGGATCGTCCGCATAAGGGTTAGGGATCAGCCCTCCGTCAAGTGCAGGATAGGGACCGAGGATATGCCCGATGAGGAGATAGCGGAGAACGCCCTGGCCGTGGTGGCCGCCGTGGAGGCCAAGCTCCCCAAGGGCCCCAAGAACGTGGATAACATCAGGTTGAAGGCCACCATGGGCCCCTCCGTCAAGGTGATCTAG
- a CDS encoding PIN domain-containing protein — translation MKLLLDTSYLLPIIGVSIKDFPRDTMIKLIKRGYQISISDITIFELSAIGAKHAVLGRLDAERVCRGIRAILHDERITRIPIHDSSILLTALELRRMLSDFIDCLILSSAMARSEILITEDKDIQDLSREEEFQEFLKKKKSEFKIQPLHAIS, via the coding sequence TTGAAGCTTCTATTAGACACCAGCTATCTGCTCCCAATAATAGGGGTTTCAATTAAAGATTTCCCGAGAGATACCATGATAAAGCTGATCAAGAGGGGATATCAGATCTCCATAAGCGACATTACGATCTTCGAGCTTTCAGCCATAGGCGCCAAACATGCCGTCCTCGGAAGACTCGACGCCGAAAGGGTGTGTAGGGGGATAAGGGCGATACTCCACGATGAGAGGATAACGAGGATTCCGATCCATGACAGCTCCATCCTACTTACAGCCCTCGAGTTAAGAAGGATGCTGAGCGACTTCATAGACTGCCTGATCCTCTCATCAGCTATGGCTCGAAGCGAGATCCTGATAACCGAGGATAAGGATATCCAGGATCTGAGCAGGGAGGAGGAATTCCAGGAGTTCCTCAAGAAGAAAAAATCCGAGTTCAAGATTCAACCATTACACGCCATATCCTGA
- a CDS encoding phosphatase PAP2 family protein: MDRIKALASSLLFIALCLGVEFIDEIYLKRLDPTNQLLPPPISEWDLKAFMFLNQGLASNWLDGPLWVLTHLGSTLFWLLLSALLWLSGRRGDAALLASAVVVGGLLFLPLKVFLPRARPFHMVPARVLEVEGGPSFPSGHAKNVFSAAAVLGATRRRRLILYPLAFTVSLSRIYLGVHWPLDVVAGGLTGWVIGMVAAKYRMEILGILRGLAERIGWAGLRG; this comes from the coding sequence ATGGATAGGATCAAGGCTTTAGCCTCATCGCTGCTCTTCATCGCATTATGTCTAGGTGTAGAGTTCATCGATGAGATCTACCTGAAAAGGTTGGATCCCACAAACCAGCTTCTCCCCCCGCCAATATCCGAGTGGGACCTGAAGGCCTTCATGTTCCTCAACCAGGGTTTAGCCTCAAACTGGCTTGACGGGCCCCTATGGGTCTTGACTCATCTAGGATCCACGCTCTTCTGGCTCCTCCTCTCGGCCCTGCTCTGGCTCTCGGGGAGGAGGGGCGACGCCGCCCTGTTGGCCTCAGCGGTCGTCGTCGGCGGCTTATTGTTCCTGCCCTTGAAGGTCTTCCTCCCCAGGGCTAGGCCGTTCCACATGGTCCCCGCCAGGGTCCTGGAGGTTGAGGGAGGACCCAGCTTCCCCAGCGGCCACGCCAAGAACGTCTTCTCGGCGGCCGCGGTCCTAGGAGCCACCCGGAGGAGGAGGCTCATACTCTACCCCCTAGCCTTCACGGTATCCCTGAGCAGGATATACCTCGGTGTTCACTGGCCCTTAGACGTCGTCGCAGGCGGGTTGACAGGCTGGGTTATAGGCATGGTCGCAGCCAAGTATAGGATGGAGATACTGGGGATTCTCAGGGGCCTCGCCGAACGGATAGGCTGGGCTGGGTTGAGGGGATAG
- a CDS encoding AbrB/MazE/SpoVT family DNA-binding domain-containing protein, protein MPESRVGSKGELFPPKEIREKLGLTPHKKVIYKVEGGRLIVEAIPTLEEVLGEDPSIEISLEEFHSFRRELSRSAES, encoded by the coding sequence ATGCCGGAAAGTCGGGTAGGTTCGAAGGGTGAACTCTTCCCCCCTAAGGAGATAAGGGAGAAACTTGGACTCACCCCCCACAAGAAGGTTATCTATAAGGTCGAGGGGGGAAGGCTCATAGTCGAGGCCATCCCCACCCTAGAAGAGGTTTTAGGGGAAGATCCCTCGATCGAGATAAGCCTAGAAGAGTTCCACAGCTTCAGGAGAGAGCTTTCAAGGAGCGCTGAATCTTGA